AGGAGTTCAGCTCCGCAGAGTACTGGGAGAGATTCTTCAAGAAGCGCGGGGAGAAATCCTTCGAGTGGTACGGAGACTACAACCAGCTGTGCGGGGTGCTGCACAAATACATCCGAGCACAGCACAAGGTAACACGGCGTGCAGAGCAGGGAGACACCGCTGCACCTTCAGTGTGATCACTCACttcatatgcatgcatgcatgtcagGGTGGCTGTCCTTTTAAACTCCTTTcatagataaatagatatattcatcccaccacggggaaattatatactatatatataaagatatagaaacaaagtagaagaggccaaaacaaaaaacacacaataaacagacagaaatatctaaactacacaataaccacaaaaattaatcaaccttcaaaaacagacaagcacTAAGGATAagagtggcatgatatataaagagtattgtagtgtaaagtgaccatagtgtaagtaatCTTGCAAGAAAGTGGACCATGtataaataatagtattatttCAAGAGTGGTGACCATAATATAATAGCATACAAAAAATAAGTGACCCCGATATAAATaagaactgcaaggtataaatgaataaaatggaataaaatagaaacagaaaattgCAATAACATGACAGGAGACGACAAcaatcaggtggtgcaggtgttgtacagtgtgatggagagggtgtgctgctcattgtccatgatggataacagtttattcagcgtcctcctctccaccacagtctcaagagactcGAGTCCGAGTCCAGAACAGAGCCAGCCTCTTGATGATCTTATCAAGTCTGTTGTGTGTCGCtatctctgtgctgctgccccagcaaacacagcaagaagaagagatgGCACTGGCAACACAGACTGGAAAAAGATCTCCAACATTTTTCTGCCACGTTGaaggatctcagcttcctcaggaagtagCGTTGCTCATCCCcttctaataatataataatataataataataataataataataataatagacttcctgtctgatgttTCAAGTATTCAGCTGCTGTCCTcaccacagtgtaaaaatattctCCCTTATAAGGAAAAGGTCGCATTATTATTAGTGTTAGCAtcaatttactttaaaatagCTGTTTATGACCCCGTTGAGTGTTATATTGTATAACTATTAATACtactataaaaataataattttattttatattctgtattttatttatatagcacctttaaaaaaacaaacaaagtttacaAAGTGTTTTTCAGAGCAGCGGACCCCAAATAAGGCCACACAGGTCAAGATcaggaaaagtaaaaacagaaacaggcaggacaaataaaataaaattaaaacagctgtttattgaTGGTGTAGAAACTTTGCAATAGAAGAACAAAAGAATAGTGGTAACATGGGGGCATAAAAAGGGAAAATCTGCCATTAAACATGTCTGGTgaaaagataataaaagaaattataaaaaagacaaaaaataaaaataaaacattaagagATGGAAACAAAATCAATGTGTGAGGAACAGTTTGCTGTTCTCTGTTTGTTAAATCCACAAAAAAAGCATGATTATGTCGGTGTGCATCATttgcattttagatttttttaatctacGATGTAACCAGCAACTTGAGTTGTCTAATAAAGAGAAGTGAAAAGTCCAATATTTTGTAATTACCTGTAGTGAACTTGAAGTATAACTTACTTACTCAAAGAATATCTCAGAGCCGTCACTAACAGTGTTTTATTCTTCCGTCCTTCAGGTGTTGGTGGTCGGTTGTGGTAACTCTGAGCTGAGTGAACAGCTGTATGATGTCGGCTACAAACATCTAACCAATATCGACATCAGCGAGACAGTGGTGACGCATATGAACCAGCGAAACGCTGAACGTCGGCCAGGTCTGACCTTCCAGCAGGTGGATGCCACACAGACTCCATATGAGGATGCCAGCTACCAGGCTGCTCTGGACAAGGGCACGCTGGATGCCATGGcatcagaagaagaaggagcgcTGGCTAGGAACATGCTCACTGAGGTGAGAGACCAATGGGTCAGGGTGTGCACagaccaaatgtttttttactcaATGGGTATACAGAAGTTTTCTTGTGTCTGCAGGTGGGCCGTGTGCTAAGCGTTGGCGGCCGGTATGTCTGCGTGACGCTGGCTCAGGAGAGTGTGATCAAGTTGGCTGTAGAGCACTTTGTTCAGCTGGGGTGGGCGGTGAGGCTTCACTGTCTGCAGGAGGAAAGCGGGAAAGAAGAGGAGTCCTTCGCTCTGCCTGTCTTTGTTCTGGTCTGCACCAAGTTTCGTCAGCCTATGCCCACGCCCATTCTGGAGATGTGTCTCGGGGAAGATGGAGCCCCAACTCGTCTCACACAGGTAGCAGAGTTGTTGTCGGCTGTGAGGGAGCACCAGGCTTACTCTGTCTTGAAGAAGAGACTCCGTACAGGCACGGACGCCAGCTCGAACCTCTCGCTCACTCTCTGCCACACCAAGACTGGCCTTCCCAGATACACTCTCACAGTGCAAGACTGTCCCCCAGCTGCCAAGGTGCCGAGATCAAACCAGTTTGCTATTTTTATTGGTGAGCTCTCCTGTTATCACATCGTGTGTCTGCCTTCCTGTGGTTGTATTTTGTTCTCCtctgatcattttttttctgtcagtcccTCAAGGTAGTGAGACAGCTTGGCTGTACAGCTCCAGTGAGGGACGAAGGCAGCTGGCAGCCAGTGCGAACTTTCGACGCCTGGTTATTGTGGCAATGCACAGGAATCAGGAGTACGCAGACATGCAGGCTGTCCAGTCAGAACTCTCACCCATGGTTATGGACCTGGCGCCGCCGGGTATGCCAGCCAATCAGCAGGTAAATGCATCcaaatattccttttttttttttagaaatcctctttttgtacaataaaatacaaagacGCTTCAGTGTGTTCATTCAAGCTCTCTTGTCCTCATTCAGGTGCCGTTCCTGTCGGTTGGAGGTGACCTGGGATGGCGAGAGGAGGTCAGCAGGGGTGTGAGTGAGCTGAGCGGGGAGTACTGTGTGGAGAATGTcaaaggagaagatggagaactGTATCGGAGGCTCGTTTTCCTGTCTAACGCTAACCTCGTCCAATCAGAGAGTCGTCTTGTCCCTTCGAATACTGGTGAGTTCTTTTATTAACCACACAGGCAATACCAGCAATGCATGTTACATGttagaaataaatgaacacCCATAAAACAAGTAGCCAACAAATATCAaccaaaaacataatgaagcagaggacaaacaaacaataatcaAGTAGTTTTAATTCagtattataatattattctaGTTTATTATGGCGTAGCTGTGGATTGgtgtaataattaaatatttatttccctGCAGCATCAAGtcacaagaagaaaaataaaaagaaggcCAAGCCAACAGCTGCTCCAGTAACATCTTCGACCTCTCTGTCAGTGGACAGTGGCTTCCTCTGCTGCGCTCACCACGAAGTTATGGTGGCCGGCCTCGCCATGCTCGGGGTTGGCATGCCGCAGAACAAAGGTCAGCACACACTCAGAGGAAATGCCAATTAAACAGCCGCAGAAATATCACACTGAACCGACTTGAGTCTGGTTGAGCTTTTTTCCATCCACTCTATCTTCTTTCTCAGGTGTCCCAGTGTCAGTGCTCCTGGTGGGGCTCGGTGGTGGAGGCCTGCCTCAGTTTCTACGGGACTTTGTGCCCGATGTTACTGTCGAGGTTGTAGAACTAGACCCTGTTGTGATGGACGTGGCGAAGCAATGGTTCGGGTTCAGACCGGATGATCGTTTGACTGTCACTCTTGGAGACGGCCTGGAACGCATCTGTGCCCTGGAGAAAGAAGGTTAGTGAAGGAGGAGTCGAAGAGGACACACCCATGGATACCTTGACAAAACTAAGACGTGACTATGGctgtttccttttcctctgtAGGGGGTCGTTTGTTTGATGCCATCATGTTCGATGTAGACAATAAAGACAGTACTGTGGGGATGAGCTGTCCACCTGCTGCCTTTGTTGAAAGCTCGATCCTGCAGAAAGTCAGCAGCCTGCTGACCTCCAGAGGtaaagtattttaaatcatttatttcccTCCAGCAGCCGTGTCTTCTATGAACAACTTCCCGTTTAATGGTGTGATTTGTTTGAAATATGTCTCATCTACATggactcctctctctccctgccgTTGGACCAGGTGTATTCATCCTGAACCTTGTGTGTCGCGACTCGGCCTTGAGGAAGAGCGTCTCGGAGCGTGTGAGCGCAGTGTTTCCCACCATCCTCTCCAGAAAGATCGAAGGGGAGGTCAACGAAGTCCTTCTGTGCTCCCGtggtgaaaaaaacaagacgCAGACGGACGCCGATCGCATCCTTTCATCCACGAAGCAATCAGCCAAGAGTCTGCAGAGCGCACTGTGCTCTAACAGGACTGGAACCAACAGCAGCCCTCACATAGACATTGCAGAGTTGTTGAAAGACTTGAAAGTAGAGTAAAGTTGAGATTTAATCATGTGAGACTGTTTGAGAGGATCCTGCAATATTAAGTGCTCTGACTTTGCCCTTCAGTGCCATGAAAATGAAAGTTTAATGatgtaaaacatatataatcACAAGTAAAGAACATTTATCCTTTATTAAAGGTTCAAGGTGgggtttattgtcatttcaaatcATGTACACAGGGAAATGAGACAGGACTACGATGCTACACATAACAAAGTGCACACTCATtacaacatatatacatattgtaattgtacaatatgtttgtgttgatttgttctgtacacgtgacatccattgcacgtctgtccgtcctgggagagggatccctcctctgtggctcttcctgaggtttcttccaccttttttccctgttaaaagttttttgtgggcaagttttttctcactcgaaccgagggtctaaggacagagggtgtcactccctgtacagattgtaaagccctctgaggcaaatgtactttgtgactttggggctatacaaataaaattgatttgatttgatatacagtatgatattgaataaaacaattaaGCGGCGGCGGATAAACAAGGTGCAATGTGCATGGATACATTGTGCACGTTTAGGCTTCATAGTGTCATCATTAAATccagtttctctttcacttgCTTCAAGTTTCCAGTGTACTACACGGTGCTCACTGCCTCATTGCCAAAGAATGCTGCAGCGTTATTTACAGTAGATGAATCTGGCACTCTGCTTCTAGTTGCacggtgttttttttaaagaggcttGCAAAGCAGAGAGCCCCACCCCTCTTCTGTGGATGTGTGGGATTTTTAAATAGCTGTCCCGGCTGGAGGCGTGAATGCCTGCACGGTGTCTGATAAGTTGGATGAGTCGGGGTACTTTCATAATTGGCTCTGGAGTTTGTTCTGCTGCAAGGAGGGGGTTGCCGAGTTGTTAGCGCGCATGCGCAGCGGCGTTGGTTCCGTTAGCTGTCATAGTGTTTTCCTTCATGGACCAAAACTCACCGGACAGCTCCGCAAACACGCCCGCAGCTTAACGCAGACAGCACCCCGCAAACATTTGGACTTTCAAAGCCGACAATAATGTCTGCAGCGAGCTGTTTCACGGTGCACAAACTCGGACACTGTCGTCGTTACCGGACACAGTCACGGTAACGTAAGTAACGGCTGCTGCTGAAGGTGGGAGGAACTTTTACTTAAAGTTggaaaagtatttttaaagttttttaactATGGTAGCTTCTTTGTTGACCGGCGTGGCCCAAACACCGGAGTGAAAccggatttaaaaaaaaataaaataaaaaaaaaaataaaaaaaggagccGGACAGGTAAGCTCCGGTAAGCTCCGGTTGCGATGGGCAACCGCGGGATGGAGGAGCTGATCCCGCTGGTCAACCGACTGCAAGACGCCCTGAGCAGCGTCGGGCAGagctgcagcctccacctgCCGCAGATCGCCGTGGTGGGCGGACAGAGTGCGGGGAAGAGCTCCGTCCTGGAGAACTTCGTGGGCAGGTAAAGCACACCTGAACTCCGAGTGAACCGTGCAACACCGGGAGTGATGAAATGACTGAGTTTACTCTAGATACAGAAGCAGGCACTGCTTTATTAGAAATTGTTGGTATTGCctttattaatcattttattgatcaattaattaattaagagcTAATTAATTAGAGCAACTTCTGGTTCTCTAGGTTGTGAATAATCCCTTTGTTTGTTACCTGTCCTCgatcataaacaaaaaaacaagtatataaCTAAAGATGTGATGGCAACCTATGAGTTTTTAACAATCTGGCAATCCAAAATAGcttataattaataaatacactggatcaaaatacataaacaagCATATATCTAAAGATGtgagtttttatttatgcattaaaaacatttaaagctgcattaataataaacatatagaGTATTTTTTAACAATCTGGCAATCCAAAATAGTTTTAATGGcttataattaataaatatactggatcaaaatacataaacaagTATATAACTAACAAAGATGTGATGGCAACCTCTgagtttttattaattattaaaaacatttaaagctgtGTTAATAATAAACATCTACAGTAGGAATCTGGCGATCCAGAATTGTTTTAATGGCttataattaataaacacactggatcaaaatacataaacaagTATATAGCTATATAACTAAAGATGTGATGGTAACCTATGAGTTTttattaatgcattaaaaacatttaaagctgcattaataataaacatctaCAGTTTTTAACAATCTGGCGATCCAGAATTGTTTTAATGGTTTATAATGAATCGTTAAAGCCTTAGCAAATAtgtaaaatgtactaaaatatgTTAAAGTCTATAGTTTCTTATTAATAAGTCACTTAAATGTTGCAAAAATGGCCAAATACTTTAAATGTGTGAACTCTAATCAGAAGAAAATGTGATTCTTCATATTTTTGACATTATGACTTTGTAATAAATTGCAATTGTTGTTTGTAATGCTAAAAGTGAAGCCATGGCAACTGTGATTCAGTGGTTGGAACAAGCTTCATACACAAGCATCTGTGTTCCACTGAATTGAAACCAGGACTTCGGGCTACTACTGTAACCAATTACGACGTGTCCACGTGCATCTCCAGTCTAACTCTGGTGATAAGGCTTGAAGTGGTGGATGCCAGGGGTGCTGGTGTCTGTATGACAGTAGCCAGGACAGCAGCTTATCTCAGTGACCGGCTGCAAAGGTGTACACGAGTAATAGAAGGTTAATATGAGTTATTGGAATCAGCTTTCTTTTAGTTGACCTACACCAATCAGCTTTGTtgaattcacattttattctgACCTATAATATATTTGGATTAAAATACTGCAGCATGCATCTGAGTAACATGAAGTTTAAATGCAAGTTTCAGTATGTGACAGGGAGAATAAGTACTTCCATCCTGTCTGAAAAGAATGCTGGTGAGTAAGTCAGCTTCCTCCGAGACAgtctgaggacagaggagcTCTGTTAACTAAAGGAGAATCATGTATTGTCCACAGTAGCCCGCCTATGCAGGTCAGAACGTGTGTCGTAACTATAGAAGACCGCTTAATGCTTGCTTTCCTGGCTGTGTATTGATATTTTATCACACGCCTCAGTTCTTTGTCCGACTATGTTATGACATCCCCTTTGTAGGGGGCCGTGCCAACTTTAGATCCGAGACAGGATGCAGCAAAATAAACTTCCTGAATCTGATTTTAATAGGAAAGAGGATGATTATGGTTTACCCTGTGCACTGTGTTTCTTTATAGTTAATGCTACATTTGACTTCTAGTCTTTATATATCCGGTATGGTGGATTTTTCTTTCCCTTCATCATTAACATGCTGTAATTTTTGATAGTATGGCAACTTAAACACAAACTACTTGCATTATTTATGggttatatatatagttttagtGTAATGgtcttacctgtgtgtgtacaataagaATAGTAGTTTCAAGGGTGTGTATATGTTTCAAGATGCAAGTCTGCACAGTGGcagtttgctttgtgtgtttgtgtccaattGAGTCTTTCCTCTCCAACAGAGACTTCCTTCCACGGGGTTCAGGAGTCGTCACTCGCCGGCCTTTAATCCTCCAGCTGCTTAGTGGTAACTCGGGTAGGTAAGACACGCTCATGGACGCTCATCCAGCCTCTGCATTCTCAGCCATTCTTAAGCTCGTTGTTTCAAGCTGCCACCAGATGGCAGTACGATGTCTTACAATGGCTGGATGGTGGGACAGTCATTCAATTGGCATCTTATGGTCAGAGATGTTTGATTGCATCCTGTGTTTTTTGGCCCTCTTgcttctgctgcagagaagtcaGCAGGCTGCGTTTGCATTACCTAAAAACTGATATCACACTGCTGGAAACCTGTCGGAAGAGTACAATTACAAATTAACTCGACTTAATTAAACCTCATTTATATATCCTGCTGTGTTATTCTCAGCTCTCGAGGTCTGACTCATAATACAGTTATGAAGCACTGGAGGGGTATGATTTTCCAAAGATCCTCCAGAATTATGATCatattatctatttattatcCTCTTTCCAGAGCATGGTGAATTTCTCCACTGTAAAGGAAAGAAGTTCACAGACTTTGATGAGATCCGCAAAGAGATCGAGGTAGAGACATGCAGAGTCACCGGATCCAATAAAGGCATCTCTCCCGTCCCCATCAACCTACGGATTTATTCACCGCATGGTAACTCAGGGTGTACTTGTGTCTGCTCAACATGTCAGATGCATTCACGCAAAGTGTACTCACGTGCATCCGTGTGTTTGCAGTGCTGAACCTGACTCTCGTGGACCTGCCTGGCATCACCAAGGTGCCTGTAGGCGACCAGCCAGCAGACATAGAGTACCAGATACGAGACATGATCATGCAGTACATCTGCAAGGAAAACTGTCTCATCCTGGCTGTCACGCCAGCCAACACTGACCTGGCCAACTCTGATGCACTCAAACTGGCAAAAGATGTTGACCCACagggtaagacacacacacgtgtggtGAGCTTGTATAGTTTGTGGAGTTGTATAATCGCCTGAGAATATAGCTGTACAGCCTGATATCTTTACAGGGATTAATGATCCCATTGGTgattttttaaaggttgatttTTAACATTTCCACAGGTTTCGAAATCACATATGGAGGTTATAAAgtgtctctgtttttcatcttcctTTCAGGCCAGCGAACAATTGGTGTAATCACTAAACTGGACCTGATGGATGAAGGAACAGATGCCCGGGAAATACTAGAGAACAGATTGCTTCCTCTACGCAGAGGTGTGCTTCTTGTGCTTGTGGgcgccaagtgtgtgtgtgtgcgtacactTCTAGTTGTAATATAGTCACACTGCATCCAGCGAAGGCTCTTTTGAGAGAGGCTGACATTAGGACTGCGTCTGTTATCAGTAGCCAGAGGCTCAGTCTCGGTCAAGCTCTcattccctgtgtgttttttttttcttgttctctcCGTCTGAcgctttctttctgtctcttttgttcACATTCTTTCTCATTCATGTGCAGTATCTCTTTGGGTCGTGATGAAAGAGGGTCGTGCACTTTGTATGACATCCCAGTAACAccacccagtgtgtgtgtgtgtgtgtgagtctccaCATTTTTGGTTCGTGACGTACAAAACCGAGAGACAGAGATTATATTAATGACGAATGTGTGCGAGTGAATAAGAGGCAGAGAGATACATAAAGCGAGAGAGGCAAGGGAAAAAGGCATTGCATGGGAGCTCCTGTGACAGTGTATAGATCGTGTAAAGCACCACCAGGTGTTGGCTCCTTCATGCTTCTCCATCAGTACTAATGCATTAGCCATGGAAGCCCACTGAAATAACCGCCATAGTAGCAGCATAGAGCTGAAGCATTAGATATGGAGCCTGGTGCTATTACATCTATTACTGTACTAAATAGGGGATTTGGACCCGCTTTATACCACATGCTCCGCAGTTCCGAAAACATATTCATTTCCTGCTTGTATGCTACAGCCTTAACGGAACAAATCTATGAAGACTTCCCAAGAACACGTCAGAAATGCACTTACATCAGAGTCCTTGATCGTCCCTTCCTCCCGTTACACATTGTCTTCTTTAACATAATCGCGTGTTCCTCGTTTCCTCTCACCCCTCCCCAGGTTACATAGGGGTGGTGAACCGCAGTCAGAAGGACATT
Above is a window of Larimichthys crocea isolate SSNF chromosome XVII, L_crocea_2.0, whole genome shotgun sequence DNA encoding:
- the mettl13 gene encoding eEF1A lysine and N-terminal methyltransferase, whose protein sequence is MSLLPRTAEEFSSAEYWERFFKKRGEKSFEWYGDYNQLCGVLHKYIRAQHKVLVVGCGNSELSEQLYDVGYKHLTNIDISETVVTHMNQRNAERRPGLTFQQVDATQTPYEDASYQAALDKGTLDAMASEEEGALARNMLTEVGRVLSVGGRYVCVTLAQESVIKLAVEHFVQLGWAVRLHCLQEESGKEEESFALPVFVLVCTKFRQPMPTPILEMCLGEDGAPTRLTQVAELLSAVREHQAYSVLKKRLRTGTDASSNLSLTLCHTKTGLPRYTLTVQDCPPAAKVPRSNQFAIFIVPQGSETAWLYSSSEGRRQLAASANFRRLVIVAMHRNQEYADMQAVQSELSPMVMDLAPPGMPANQQVPFLSVGGDLGWREEVSRGVSELSGEYCVENVKGEDGELYRRLVFLSNANLVQSESRLVPSNTASSHKKKNKKKAKPTAAPVTSSTSLSVDSGFLCCAHHEVMVAGLAMLGVGMPQNKGVPVSVLLVGLGGGGLPQFLRDFVPDVTVEVVELDPVVMDVAKQWFGFRPDDRLTVTLGDGLERICALEKEGGRLFDAIMFDVDNKDSTVGMSCPPAAFVESSILQKVSSLLTSRGVFILNLVCRDSALRKSVSERVSAVFPTILSRKIEGEVNEVLLCSRGEKNKTQTDADRILSSTKQSAKSLQSALCSNRTGTNSSPHIDIAELLKDLKVE